One segment of Candidatus Hydrogenedentota bacterium DNA contains the following:
- a CDS encoding dihydrodipicolinate synthase family protein, giving the protein MSYPQPPKEIRDALRAGVVIPAHPLALTSTGKFDERRQAALTRYYCSAGAGGVAVGVHTTQFAIRQPKYGLFKPVLQLAGRVVDACSDADDRPIVKVGGICGRTPQAVREAAFLRDTGYDVGLLSLSALAREPVAKLILHCKAVAKEVPIMGFYLQPAVGGRILPVDFWRRFAAIENVVAIKIAPFNRYQTFDVLRGVAESGRAGDIALYTGNDDNIVPDLLTSYRVRVNGEFVRLRIVGGLLGHWACWTRQAVHLLQECHRVVKRGGDVPAELLTRGVEVTDSNAAFFDAANNYAGCIAGIHDVLVRQGLLRSRRCLDPNETLSPGQKAEIDRVYRDYPHLNDDAFVAKHLDEWLSA; this is encoded by the coding sequence ATGTCGTATCCTCAGCCACCGAAAGAGATTCGCGACGCCCTGCGCGCAGGGGTCGTTATTCCCGCGCACCCGCTCGCGCTTACCTCCACCGGAAAATTCGACGAACGCCGCCAGGCCGCGCTCACGCGCTACTATTGCAGCGCTGGCGCCGGTGGTGTGGCCGTCGGCGTGCACACCACCCAGTTCGCCATTCGCCAGCCCAAATATGGTCTGTTCAAGCCGGTCCTCCAACTCGCCGGCCGCGTCGTCGATGCATGCTCGGACGCCGACGACCGGCCCATCGTGAAAGTCGGCGGGATATGCGGGCGTACGCCGCAGGCCGTACGGGAGGCCGCGTTTCTCCGCGATACCGGATACGACGTCGGATTGCTCAGCCTGTCCGCGCTCGCACGCGAGCCCGTGGCCAAGCTCATCCTTCACTGCAAGGCCGTCGCCAAAGAAGTTCCGATCATGGGGTTCTACCTGCAACCCGCCGTCGGCGGAAGAATCCTCCCCGTCGATTTCTGGCGGCGCTTCGCCGCGATCGAAAACGTCGTCGCGATCAAAATCGCGCCCTTTAATCGGTACCAGACCTTCGACGTGCTGCGCGGCGTCGCGGAGTCCGGCCGCGCCGGCGATATCGCGCTATACACCGGAAATGATGACAACATCGTCCCGGACCTGCTCACGTCGTATCGGGTGCGCGTAAACGGCGAATTCGTCCGGCTCCGAATCGTCGGCGGTCTTCTTGGACACTGGGCGTGCTGGACGCGCCAGGCCGTACACCTCCTCCAAGAGTGCCATCGCGTCGTCAAGCGTGGGGGAGACGTGCCCGCCGAACTCCTCACGCGCGGCGTCGAAGTCACCGACTCGAACGCCGCATTCTTTGACGCCGCCAACAACTACGCCGGATGCATCGCCGGCATCCACGACGTACTCGTGCGGCAGGGGCTCCTGCGAAGCCGCCGCTGCCTCGACCCAAACGAAACGCTGTCGCCCGGACAGAAAGCGGAAATCGATCGCGTGTACCGAGACTACCCTCACCTCAACGACGACGCGTTCGTGGCAAAGCATCTCGACGAATGGTTGTCGGCGTAA
- the rsmD gene encoding 16S rRNA (guanine(966)-N(2))-methyltransferase RsmD has translation MLRVIAGTARGHKLATPRSAARPTLDRVREAVFSILHTKLDGVRFLDLFAGSGANGIEALSRGAAYCAFVDSDAQAIDIIGKNLFHTKLTHKARSYQLTLPQSLGAIASTESPFGIVYCDPPFAGTGYAQLILQIVENQLLMPDGLLLIEHESHLQLPPSIGTLTRQRISQYGRVGITFFA, from the coding sequence ATGCTCCGCGTAATCGCCGGGACCGCGCGTGGGCACAAACTCGCCACGCCCCGAAGCGCAGCGCGCCCAACGCTCGACCGCGTTCGCGAAGCCGTGTTCAGTATCCTTCACACGAAACTGGACGGCGTCCGATTCCTCGATCTCTTCGCCGGCTCCGGCGCAAACGGAATCGAAGCCCTGAGTAGGGGCGCCGCCTACTGTGCTTTCGTCGATAGCGACGCCCAAGCAATAGACATCATCGGAAAAAATCTGTTCCACACGAAACTCACACACAAGGCGCGAAGTTATCAGTTGACACTGCCGCAGTCACTTGGGGCTATCGCGTCAACCGAATCCCCCTTCGGCATCGTATACTGCGACCCTCCATTCGCCGGAACCGGCTACGCACAGCTTATCTTGCAAATAGTTGAAAACCAATTGCTTATGCCAGATGGCCTCCTGCTGATCGAGCACGAATCCCACCTGCAACTACCACCATCCATAGGGACTCTCACCCGCCAGCGAATATCCCAATACGGCCGGGTCGGCATAACCTTTTTCGCTTGA